A region from the Streptosporangium sp. NBC_01756 genome encodes:
- a CDS encoding TetR/AcrR family transcriptional regulator — translation MDTRERLIESTRELLWECGYVGTSPKAIQQRSGAGQGSMYHHFRGKPDLALAAITRSAEELRARAEVEFSGPGTPVQRVIAYLRRERDALRGCPVGRLTQDPEVMADPALRRPVEETFTWLRTRLAGVLTEARANGEFDTALDPAATATALVAVLQGGYVLARAAGDAEAYAQAVDGALGLLAGHLR, via the coding sequence GTGGACACGAGGGAACGACTGATCGAGAGCACCCGAGAGCTGCTGTGGGAGTGCGGATATGTGGGCACCTCGCCGAAGGCGATCCAGCAGCGATCCGGAGCGGGCCAGGGCAGCATGTATCACCACTTCCGCGGCAAGCCCGATCTGGCGCTGGCCGCGATCACCCGTAGCGCCGAGGAACTGCGCGCCCGCGCGGAGGTGGAGTTCTCCGGCCCTGGAACTCCGGTCCAGCGAGTCATCGCTTACCTGCGCCGGGAGCGGGACGCTCTCCGGGGCTGCCCGGTTGGCCGTCTCACCCAGGATCCTGAGGTGATGGCCGACCCCGCGTTGCGCCGTCCGGTCGAGGAGACCTTCACCTGGCTGCGAACCCGGCTTGCCGGAGTCCTCACGGAAGCACGGGCAAACGGTGAGTTCGACACCGCGCTCGACCCGGCCGCCACCGCCACCGCGCTCGTCGCGGTGCTGCAGGGTGGGTATGTGCTGGCCCGCGCCGCCGGTGACGCGGAAGCTTACGCGCAGGCCGTTGACGGCGCGCTCGGCCTGCTTGCCGGACACCTCCGCTGA
- a CDS encoding MarR family winged helix-turn-helix transcriptional regulator yields MDKSTDLIEYETMLLSRHRPRAILWAEYDGGQLDRSAYFLLRRLRMEGLMSIGQLSDVTGLDVSTLNRQTSAMMRAELVERIPDPEGGMARKFRISAEGERRLDAHRDANIRGLEKVLADWAPEDAAAFADYLKRFNTDIEHLEGRPWPHPAARQSKA; encoded by the coding sequence ATGGACAAGTCCACGGACCTGATCGAGTACGAAACGATGCTGCTCTCCCGGCACCGCCCCCGAGCCATCCTCTGGGCCGAATACGACGGTGGCCAGTTGGACCGTAGTGCCTACTTCCTGCTCAGACGCCTCCGCATGGAAGGCCTGATGTCCATCGGGCAGCTCAGCGATGTCACCGGCCTGGACGTCTCCACCCTCAACCGGCAGACCTCAGCCATGATGCGTGCAGAGCTGGTCGAACGCATTCCCGATCCCGAGGGGGGCATGGCGCGAAAGTTCCGCATCTCGGCCGAGGGCGAACGCCGCCTTGACGCCCATCGCGACGCGAACATCCGCGGCCTGGAGAAGGTGCTGGCCGACTGGGCACCCGAGGACGCCGCCGCCTTCGCCGACTACCTCAAACGCTTCAACACCGACATCGAACATCTCGAGGGCCGCCCCTGGCCCCACCCTGCGGCAAGGCAGTCGAAGGCGTAA